The Schistocerca nitens isolate TAMUIC-IGC-003100 chromosome 7, iqSchNite1.1, whole genome shotgun sequence genome contains a region encoding:
- the LOC126195276 gene encoding uncharacterized protein LOC126195276 isoform X2, translating into MCGRELCGDEVWSTEMAEGWCWLKVQMVSQVSGLVACRVLLLARGCLWSAVCLLDVEWSEWIRQYISSGDAVVPAATYEALSVDSRPVRATHLNCLSFRFGVQQGQRKPCATLGFKSIQQLLFKQNLVTLPTPLQPGPLKYPDSLFAGCLHTRDNFSYCRHGSVMAIR; encoded by the exons ATGTGCGGCCGTGAATTGTGCGGCGATGAAG TGTGGAGTACTGAGATGGCAGAAGGATGGTGTTGGTTGAAGGTTCAGATGGTTTCTCAAGTCAG TGGACTGGTGGCATGTCGAGTGCTGCTATTAGCCCGTGGCTGCTTATGGAGTGCAGTCTGCCTATTGGATGTCGAGTGGTCAGAATGGATACGCCAGTACATCTCTTCTGGGGATGCGGTAGTGCCTGCAGCTACCTATGAGGCGCTGTCAGTGGACAGCAGACCAGTTCGAGCGACCCACCTGAACTGTCTGTCATTCCGATTTGGGGTACAGCAAGGACAACGGAAGCCCTGTGCCACACTTGGGTTTAAATCCATCCAGCAGCTGCTCTTCAAACAGAACTTGGTGACACTGCCAACTCCTCTGCAACCAGGGCCTTTAAAATATCCTGACAGCCTATTTGCGGGATGCCTTCACACCCGTGATAACTTTTCC TACTGTCGACATGGCAGCGTGATGGCGATTCGTTAG
- the LOC126195276 gene encoding uncharacterized protein LOC126195276 isoform X1: MCGRELCGDEVWSTEMAEGWCWLKVQMVSQVSGLVACRVLLLARGCLWSAVCLLDVEWSEWIRQYISSGDAVVPAATYEALSVDSRPVRATHLNCLSFRFGVQQGQRKPCATLGFKSIQQLLFKQNLVTLPTPLQPGPLKYPDSLFAGCLHTRDNFSVVLSTWQRDGDSLAPAAVLRVVQDLLGGPIAVILVGGSNLDRSVLSPHRQHIS, translated from the exons ATGTGCGGCCGTGAATTGTGCGGCGATGAAG TGTGGAGTACTGAGATGGCAGAAGGATGGTGTTGGTTGAAGGTTCAGATGGTTTCTCAAGTCAG TGGACTGGTGGCATGTCGAGTGCTGCTATTAGCCCGTGGCTGCTTATGGAGTGCAGTCTGCCTATTGGATGTCGAGTGGTCAGAATGGATACGCCAGTACATCTCTTCTGGGGATGCGGTAGTGCCTGCAGCTACCTATGAGGCGCTGTCAGTGGACAGCAGACCAGTTCGAGCGACCCACCTGAACTGTCTGTCATTCCGATTTGGGGTACAGCAAGGACAACGGAAGCCCTGTGCCACACTTGGGTTTAAATCCATCCAGCAGCTGCTCTTCAAACAGAACTTGGTGACACTGCCAACTCCTCTGCAACCAGGGCCTTTAAAATATCCTGACAGCCTATTTGCGGGATGCCTTCACACCCGTGATAACTTTTCC GTAGTACTGTCGACATGGCAGCGTGATGGCGATTCGTTAGCCCCAGCTGCTGTTCTACGCGTGGTGCAAGATTTGCTGGGGGGACCGATAGCTGTTATTCTTGTGGGTGGCAGCAACCTGGATCGTTCAGTGCTATCACCCCATAGACAGCACATCTCGTGA